A region from the Halosolutus gelatinilyticus genome encodes:
- a CDS encoding helix-turn-helix domain-containing protein yields the protein MFDPRSIAIQDSIQDVLADVDVTINEIGSYDRHGGTDAGALTDRQLVAVETALSIGYYAVPREASLADALDCAESTASVLLRRAERDLFARVLDRYDGAIGPVETP from the coding sequence GTGTTCGATCCCCGGTCGATCGCCATCCAAGACAGCATCCAGGACGTACTTGCGGACGTCGACGTGACGATCAACGAGATCGGCAGCTACGATCGCCACGGCGGGACGGACGCCGGCGCGCTCACGGATCGACAGCTGGTCGCGGTCGAGACGGCGCTGTCGATCGGCTACTACGCCGTCCCGCGGGAGGCCTCGCTCGCCGACGCGCTCGACTGCGCCGAGAGCACCGCTTCGGTCCTGCTCAGGCGAGCTGAGCGCGACCTGTTCGCTCGGGTGCTCGATCGGTACGACGGGGCGATCGGGCCGGTCGAAACGCCGTAG
- a CDS encoding type II toxin-antitoxin system death-on-curing family toxin: MADSFWYPSVEDIVAIHDDIVSEYSDTHAGVRNRGDIEFALNYVADGSFGTSPETIHEKAFHLLRLLVVNHPFVDANKRAALNTTVVFYFLNGYRLVYDNEIRTILKRFGTDQTTVDEAETVTYLRSHTEEIDLAGEIEQWRDDLIQYGLNELTGDSSDPND, translated from the coding sequence ATGGCTGACTCGTTCTGGTACCCGTCAGTCGAGGATATTGTCGCTATCCACGACGACATCGTGTCGGAGTATTCCGACACGCATGCCGGCGTCAGGAACCGCGGAGATATCGAGTTCGCCCTGAACTACGTTGCTGACGGTAGTTTTGGAACATCACCCGAGACGATCCACGAGAAAGCGTTTCACCTCCTTCGACTGCTGGTAGTGAACCACCCGTTCGTCGACGCGAACAAGCGCGCTGCACTCAACACGACCGTCGTGTTCTACTTCCTCAACGGATACCGTCTCGTGTACGACAACGAAATCAGGACGATCCTCAAGCGGTTCGGCACTGATCAGACGACCGTCGACGAAGCGGAAACCGTCACGTACCTTCGTTCCCACACCGAAGAAATCGACCTCGCGGGCGAGATCGAGCAGTGGCGTGACGACCTCATTCAGTACGGACTGAACGAACTGACCGGCGACTCGTCGGACCCGAACGATTAA